A genomic stretch from Amycolatopsis sp. 195334CR includes:
- a CDS encoding glycoside hydrolase family 64 protein → MSVPRKLLALCAALATAAGLASVPSAAAAVPATIPLTIKNTSGRGEPVYVYNLGTELSTGRQGWADANGTFHPWPAGGNPPTPAPDASIPGPANGGSITVRLPKFSGRVYFSYGQKLVFKLTTGGLVQPAVQNPSDPNRNILFNWTEYTLNDAGIWINSTQVDMFSAPYSVGVQLSGGAQKTTGRLKAGGYNGFFSALKAQPGGWGNLVQTKPDGSVLRALSPGHGVGSGVLNAGIMDDYINRVWSKYASSTLTVTPFANQPGTKYFGRVSGNTMNFTNSAGAVVTSFQKPDSDSVFGCYKLLDAPNDLVRGPISRTLCAGYNRSTLLSNPNQPDAGSGGFYQDSVTNHYSRLIHERMVDGKAYGFAFDDVGAHESLVHDGNPAQASITLDPFN, encoded by the coding sequence ATGTCCGTACCAAGAAAGCTGCTGGCGCTGTGCGCCGCGCTGGCCACCGCGGCCGGGCTGGCCTCGGTGCCGTCCGCGGCCGCGGCGGTACCGGCCACCATCCCGCTGACCATCAAGAACACCTCGGGTCGCGGTGAGCCGGTCTACGTCTACAACCTGGGCACCGAGCTCAGCACCGGCCGCCAGGGCTGGGCCGACGCGAACGGCACCTTCCACCCGTGGCCGGCCGGTGGCAACCCGCCGACCCCGGCGCCGGACGCCTCGATCCCGGGCCCGGCCAACGGCGGTTCGATCACCGTCCGGCTGCCGAAGTTCTCCGGCCGGGTCTATTTCTCCTACGGCCAGAAACTGGTGTTCAAACTGACCACCGGCGGGCTGGTGCAGCCCGCGGTGCAGAATCCGAGCGACCCGAACCGGAACATTCTGTTCAACTGGACCGAGTACACGCTCAACGACGCGGGAATCTGGATCAACAGCACCCAGGTCGACATGTTCTCCGCGCCGTACTCGGTCGGCGTGCAATTGTCGGGTGGGGCGCAGAAAACCACCGGGCGGTTGAAGGCCGGTGGCTACAACGGTTTCTTCTCCGCGTTGAAGGCGCAGCCGGGCGGCTGGGGCAACCTGGTCCAGACCAAGCCGGACGGCAGCGTGCTGCGTGCGCTCTCGCCGGGCCACGGCGTCGGGTCCGGGGTGCTGAACGCGGGCATCATGGACGACTACATCAATCGCGTGTGGTCCAAGTACGCGTCGTCCACTTTGACCGTCACGCCGTTCGCGAACCAGCCGGGTACCAAGTACTTCGGCCGCGTCTCCGGGAACACGATGAACTTCACCAACTCGGCGGGCGCGGTGGTCACCTCCTTCCAGAAGCCGGACTCCGACAGCGTCTTCGGCTGCTACAAACTGCTCGACGCGCCGAACGACCTGGTGCGCGGGCCGATTTCGCGCACCCTGTGCGCCGGATACAACCGGTCCACGCTGCTGAGCAACCCGAACCAGCCGGACGCCGGCTCGGGCGGCTTCTACCAGGACTCGGTGACCAACCACTATTCCCGCCTGATCCACGAGCGGATGGTGGACGGCAAGGCCTACGGCTTCGCCTTCGATGACGTCGGCGCCCACGAATCACTGGTGCACGACGGGAATCCGGCGCAGGCGAGCATCACGCTGGATCCGTTCAACTAG
- a CDS encoding GMC oxidoreductase, with protein sequence MGLAALGVGRAGAAPPPAPIADGAQVSALVIGTGYGGSVTALRLAQAGVDVHMIEMGMAWDTPGPDGNIFANTTSPDYRSYWLRTRTKQPLSNFLGFPIDRDVPLHTGILDAEDFSGISVYQGRGVGGGSLVNGGMAVTPKRENFGGVLPSVNPDEMYNVYYPRANAGLGVTEVDVAWWESAECYQYARVGRKHAERSGFPFVFVPNVYDWNYMKQEQAGAVPKSALRGEVLYGNNHGKKSLQKTYLAQAKATGRVAISPLHKVTSVTPASGGRYTVVIEQINTTGATTATKSVTADRVFFAAGSVGTSKLLTKLKATGALPGLNGEIGKGWGDNGNVMCGRANHMWDATGALQSSMPTAGIDNWAAGGAFAEVAPLPTGIETFASFYLSITKNPNRAQFSYNASTGKVDLNWQTAWKQPSIDMAKTIFDKINAKEGTIYRTDLFGVYKIWGDHLTYHPLGGVVLNKATDNYGRLHGYSGLYVVDGSLIPGNASVNPFVTITALAERNAERVIAEDF encoded by the coding sequence CTGGGGCTGGCGGCTCTGGGGGTCGGCCGGGCAGGGGCGGCGCCGCCGCCGGCGCCCATCGCGGACGGGGCGCAGGTCTCCGCGCTGGTGATCGGCACCGGTTACGGCGGCTCGGTCACCGCGCTGCGGCTCGCGCAGGCCGGGGTGGACGTGCACATGATCGAGATGGGCATGGCCTGGGACACCCCGGGCCCGGACGGCAACATCTTCGCCAACACCACCAGCCCCGACTACCGCTCGTACTGGCTCCGCACCCGGACCAAGCAGCCGCTGAGCAACTTCCTCGGCTTCCCCATCGACAGGGACGTCCCGCTGCACACCGGCATCCTCGACGCCGAGGACTTCAGCGGGATCAGCGTGTACCAGGGTCGCGGCGTCGGCGGCGGGTCGCTGGTCAACGGCGGTATGGCGGTCACGCCGAAGCGCGAGAACTTCGGCGGGGTGCTGCCCTCGGTCAACCCCGACGAGATGTACAACGTGTACTACCCGCGCGCCAACGCCGGGCTGGGCGTCACCGAGGTGGACGTGGCCTGGTGGGAGAGCGCCGAGTGCTACCAGTACGCCCGCGTCGGCCGCAAGCACGCCGAGCGGTCCGGGTTCCCGTTCGTCTTCGTGCCGAACGTCTACGACTGGAACTACATGAAGCAGGAGCAGGCCGGCGCCGTGCCCAAGTCGGCGCTGCGCGGTGAGGTGCTCTACGGCAACAACCACGGCAAGAAGTCGCTGCAGAAGACCTACCTGGCCCAGGCGAAGGCGACCGGCCGGGTGGCCATCTCACCGCTGCACAAGGTCACCTCGGTGACCCCCGCCTCCGGTGGCCGCTACACCGTGGTGATCGAGCAGATCAACACCACCGGCGCCACCACCGCGACCAAGTCGGTCACCGCCGACCGGGTGTTCTTCGCCGCGGGCAGCGTCGGCACCAGCAAGCTGCTGACCAAGCTCAAGGCCACCGGCGCGCTGCCGGGGCTCAACGGCGAGATCGGCAAGGGCTGGGGCGACAACGGCAACGTGATGTGCGGGCGCGCCAACCACATGTGGGACGCGACCGGCGCGCTGCAGTCGTCCATGCCCACCGCGGGCATCGACAACTGGGCGGCGGGCGGCGCGTTCGCCGAGGTCGCGCCCCTGCCGACGGGCATCGAGACGTTCGCGTCGTTCTACCTGTCGATCACCAAGAACCCGAACCGCGCGCAGTTCAGCTACAACGCCTCGACCGGCAAGGTGGACCTGAACTGGCAGACCGCCTGGAAGCAGCCGTCCATCGACATGGCGAAGACGATCTTCGACAAGATCAACGCCAAGGAGGGCACGATCTACCGGACCGACCTGTTCGGCGTCTACAAGATCTGGGGCGACCACCTGACCTACCACCCGCTCGGCGGCGTGGTGCTGAACAAGGCCACCGACAACTACGGCCGCCTGCACGGGTACTCCGGGCTGTACGTGGTCGACGGGTCGCTGATCCCGGGCAACGCCAGCGTGAACCCGTTCGTGACGATCACCGCGCTCGCCGAACGCAACGCCGAGCGGGTGATCGCCGAGGACTTCTAG
- a CDS encoding nuclear transport factor 2 family protein: protein METVAEQFNARINAHDLTGLGRLMSDDHRFVDTDGNVVAGKRACLEAWSGFFVAFPEYRNVFESVTTDGARISITGHSICPGHPDLQGPARWTAVLTADNLVAEWHVHQV from the coding sequence ATGGAAACCGTCGCCGAGCAGTTCAACGCGCGGATCAACGCCCACGACCTGACCGGACTCGGCCGCCTGATGAGCGACGACCACCGCTTCGTCGACACCGACGGCAACGTGGTCGCCGGCAAGCGGGCCTGCCTGGAGGCGTGGTCCGGGTTCTTCGTGGCGTTCCCGGAGTACCGCAACGTCTTCGAGTCGGTGACCACCGACGGCGCGCGGATCTCGATCACCGGGCACTCGATCTGCCCCGGCCACCCCGACCTCCAGGGCCCGGCGCGGTGGACCGCCGTCCTCACCGCGGACAACCTGGTCGCGGAGTGGCACGTCCACCAGGTCTAG
- a CDS encoding dihydrodipicolinate reductase codes for MIPTVVWGTGNIGRAAIRAVTAHPSLDLAAVLVHNPDKLGRDAGELAGLDHELGVRATGDPAAVLAAKPRAVVYAASGDIRPDEALKDITDAIRAGAVVVTPALYPLYDQLNAPAELREPVLAAINDGGGSLFVSGVDPGWGNDVLPALLSGLGTTVDAVRCQEIFDYSTYEQPDSVRYLVGMGQPMDYQPPMLAPSVPTMVWGGQVRLIARALGAEVEEIRETLDRRPLETTVGTRTMGEFEAGTQGAVRFEVQGIVGGEPRIVIEHVTRIHPSCAPDWPQPPNPSGAHRVIIEGRPRIEVTVEASDEGENRSAGGNATAVGRLVNAIDWLTGTEPGLYDALDVPLRPAAGRLGRSTR; via the coding sequence ATGATTCCCACAGTTGTCTGGGGCACAGGCAACATCGGCCGCGCGGCCATCCGTGCGGTCACCGCCCACCCGTCGCTCGACCTGGCCGCCGTGCTCGTGCACAACCCGGACAAGCTCGGCCGCGACGCGGGTGAGCTGGCTGGTCTGGACCACGAGCTGGGCGTGCGGGCCACCGGCGACCCGGCCGCCGTGCTGGCCGCCAAACCCCGCGCGGTGGTGTACGCGGCCTCCGGCGACATCCGCCCCGACGAAGCGCTCAAGGACATCACCGACGCGATCCGGGCGGGCGCGGTGGTGGTCACGCCCGCCCTCTACCCGCTGTACGACCAGCTCAACGCCCCGGCGGAGCTGCGCGAACCGGTACTGGCCGCGATCAACGACGGCGGCGGCTCGCTGTTCGTCTCCGGGGTGGATCCCGGCTGGGGCAACGACGTGCTGCCCGCGCTGCTCAGCGGCCTCGGCACCACTGTGGACGCCGTGCGCTGCCAGGAGATCTTCGATTACTCCACCTACGAGCAGCCGGATTCGGTCCGGTACCTGGTCGGCATGGGGCAGCCGATGGACTACCAGCCGCCGATGCTCGCGCCGTCGGTGCCGACCATGGTGTGGGGCGGGCAGGTGCGGCTGATCGCCAGGGCGCTCGGCGCCGAGGTCGAGGAGATCCGCGAAACGCTGGACCGCCGTCCACTCGAGACCACCGTGGGCACCCGGACCATGGGCGAGTTCGAGGCGGGCACGCAGGGCGCGGTGCGGTTCGAGGTGCAGGGGATCGTCGGCGGGGAACCGCGGATCGTGATCGAGCACGTCACCCGCATCCACCCGTCCTGCGCCCCGGACTGGCCGCAGCCGCCGAACCCGTCCGGCGCGCACCGCGTGATCATCGAAGGCCGGCCGCGGATCGAGGTCACCGTGGAAGCCAGCGACGAGGGCGAGAACCGCTCCGCCGGTGGCAACGCGACCGCGGTCGGCAGGCTGGTCAACGCGATCGACTGGCTCACCGGCACCGAACCCGGTCTCTACGACGCACTCGACGTTCCCCTGCGCCCGGCGGCGGGCAGGCTCGGAAGGAGCACCCGATGA
- a CDS encoding YbaB/EbfC family nucleoid-associated protein: MTDRPKPPKPPQKAPAKADRAAIVKSLQELSVEGGSPDGTVSLSVNTDGVMTRLALSAGAAKLPPDQLADLVLRTYAQAQRESAKRSAELLAPMGNAGYVTDRLRWRLKFEPATTAPEAGAKEKDLRRDRSGSWREPEKRAEPESDDEFYEKGVRFDPSW, encoded by the coding sequence ATGACCGACCGGCCGAAGCCGCCGAAGCCGCCGCAGAAGGCACCGGCGAAGGCGGACCGGGCGGCGATCGTCAAGTCGCTGCAGGAGCTGTCGGTGGAGGGCGGTTCACCGGACGGCACGGTCAGCCTGTCGGTCAACACCGACGGGGTGATGACCAGGCTGGCGCTGTCCGCCGGGGCGGCGAAGCTGCCGCCGGACCAGCTCGCGGACCTGGTCCTGCGCACCTACGCGCAGGCCCAGCGCGAGTCGGCCAAGCGCAGCGCCGAACTGCTCGCCCCGATGGGCAACGCCGGGTACGTGACCGACCGGCTGCGCTGGCGGCTCAAGTTCGAGCCCGCCACGACCGCGCCCGAAGCCGGTGCCAAGGAGAAGGACCTGCGGCGCGACCGCTCCGGTTCGTGGCGTGAGCCGGAGAAGCGGGCCGAGCCCGAATCGGACGACGAGTTCTACGAGAAGGGCGTCCGGTTCGATCCTTCCTGGTGA
- a CDS encoding DUF899 domain-containing protein, translating to MNRPQVVSPEEWQVARDALLVKEKEHTRALDALAAERRRLPMVRLDPGYRFTAPDGAEVGLAGLFDGKRQLVVYHFMLRQGQDHLCEGCCSFTDNLADQDHLNARDTRLILLCRAPQAEIAPVRERMGWTVPWYSSHGSTFEDDLGLTGGFGLSVLLRDGDEFFRTYFTTSRGVDRLRMDFNLLDLTPYGRQETWEDSPAGWPQDPAMSWLRLRDEY from the coding sequence ATGAACCGGCCGCAGGTGGTTTCCCCGGAGGAATGGCAGGTCGCCAGGGACGCGCTCCTGGTCAAGGAGAAGGAGCACACGCGCGCACTGGACGCGCTGGCCGCCGAGCGCCGCAGGCTGCCGATGGTCCGCCTCGACCCCGGCTACCGGTTCACCGCGCCGGACGGCGCGGAGGTCGGCCTGGCCGGGCTCTTCGACGGCAAGCGGCAGCTGGTCGTCTACCACTTCATGCTCCGGCAGGGGCAGGACCACCTGTGCGAAGGGTGCTGCTCGTTCACCGACAACCTCGCCGACCAGGACCACCTCAACGCCCGCGACACCCGGCTGATCCTGCTCTGCCGCGCCCCGCAGGCGGAGATCGCGCCGGTCCGCGAGCGCATGGGCTGGACCGTGCCCTGGTACTCCAGCCACGGCAGCACCTTCGAGGACGACCTCGGCCTCACCGGCGGTTTCGGCCTGAGCGTGCTCCTGCGCGACGGCGACGAGTTCTTCCGGACCTACTTCACCACCTCGCGCGGTGTCGACCGGCTGCGGATGGACTTCAACCTGCTCGACCTGACCCCGTACGGGCGCCAGGAGACCTGGGAGGACTCACCGGCAGGCTGGCCGCAGGACCCGGCCATGTCCTGGCTGCGCCTCCGCGACGAGTACTAG
- a CDS encoding helix-turn-helix domain-containing protein, with product MQRTRFGEMACSIARTMDVIGEPWSPLILRNVYVGINRFDQLQESLGISRKVLTERLKWLAEQDVLTRRRYSDRPPRHEYVLTERGTELCDLLLVMVRWGDRWLAGEAGPPVLYRHHACGRISHVELRCADCGEPMRATDLDVLPGPGLA from the coding sequence ATGCAACGCACCCGCTTCGGTGAGATGGCGTGCTCGATCGCCAGGACGATGGACGTGATCGGCGAGCCGTGGTCCCCGCTGATCCTGCGGAACGTCTACGTCGGCATCAACCGGTTCGACCAGCTGCAGGAGTCGCTGGGCATCTCGCGCAAGGTGCTCACCGAACGCCTGAAGTGGCTGGCCGAGCAGGACGTGCTGACGCGGCGGCGGTACTCGGACCGCCCGCCGCGGCACGAGTACGTGCTCACCGAACGCGGGACCGAGCTGTGCGACCTGCTGCTGGTGATGGTGCGCTGGGGTGATCGCTGGCTGGCCGGCGAGGCGGGGCCGCCGGTGCTCTACCGGCACCACGCGTGCGGCCGGATCAGCCACGTCGAGCTGCGCTGCGCCGACTGCGGGGAGCCGATGCGGGCGACCGATCTCGACGTGCTGCCGGGGCCGGGCCTAGCGTGA
- the ligD gene encoding non-homologous end-joining DNA ligase — MSKSPAVEIEVGPRVVRVSNPDRVYFPARGETKLDLVNYYLSVGDGIVRALRERPCMLHRFPSGVAGEKVHQKRVPNGAPPWLETVRVHFPRYNRHADELCVTELASVIWAVQMSTVEFHPWNSRRADTESPDEWRIDLDPMPECDFERVRRVARVAHEVLDELGIVGWPKTSGGDGLHIYVRVEPARGFQEVRRAALAFAKEVERRAPDDVTTEWWRKDRDPGKVFVDYNQNTRDHTIASAYSVRGVPEAVVSTPITWSEVDDVEPRECTIGVVSRRFAELGDPHEKIDEVAYTVDTLLDWADRDGLD, encoded by the coding sequence ATGAGCAAGTCACCGGCGGTGGAGATCGAGGTCGGCCCGCGCGTGGTGCGGGTGTCGAACCCGGACCGGGTCTACTTTCCGGCCCGGGGCGAGACCAAGCTCGACCTGGTCAACTACTACCTGTCGGTGGGTGACGGCATCGTGCGCGCGCTGCGCGAGCGGCCGTGCATGCTGCACCGGTTCCCGTCCGGGGTGGCCGGGGAGAAGGTGCACCAGAAGCGCGTGCCGAACGGGGCGCCGCCGTGGCTGGAGACGGTGCGGGTGCACTTCCCCCGGTACAACCGGCACGCGGACGAGCTGTGCGTGACCGAGCTGGCCAGCGTGATCTGGGCGGTGCAGATGTCCACTGTGGAGTTCCACCCGTGGAACTCCCGGCGCGCGGACACGGAAAGCCCGGACGAGTGGCGGATCGACCTGGACCCGATGCCGGAGTGCGACTTCGAGCGGGTGCGCCGGGTGGCCCGGGTGGCGCACGAGGTGCTCGACGAACTCGGCATCGTCGGCTGGCCGAAGACCTCCGGCGGCGACGGGCTGCACATCTACGTGCGCGTCGAACCGGCCAGGGGCTTCCAGGAGGTCCGGCGGGCGGCGCTGGCCTTCGCCAAGGAGGTCGAGCGGCGCGCGCCGGACGACGTGACCACCGAGTGGTGGCGCAAGGACCGCGATCCGGGCAAGGTCTTCGTCGACTACAACCAGAACACCCGCGACCACACCATCGCCAGCGCCTACTCGGTGCGCGGGGTGCCGGAGGCGGTGGTCTCCACGCCGATCACCTGGTCCGAAGTGGATGATGTGGAACCGAGGGAGTGCACCATCGGCGTGGTGTCCCGCCGCTTCGCCGAGCTGGGTGACCCGCACGAGAAGATCGACGAGGTGGCGTACACAGTGGACACGCTGCTGGACTGGGCCGACCGCGACGGCCTCGACTGA
- a CDS encoding MFS transporter, with amino-acid sequence MTETTVATRRTPSPLLATLLGVSTMTIMASATITPALPGMERHFAGTPHAEVLVRLVLTLPGLAIMLAAPVLGHVGLRLGRVRVLAGGLVLYTVGGGSGLFLDSLPALLAGRVLLGVGIAAIMTTATALLADHHPSSQHGRVLGLQGAAMGFGGVVAMLLGGALAELSWRGPFAVYLLAVPVFFLVVRNVPEAPVVVREAGEPTGSPWTARLLGLYLLTFLSITAFYTIPTQAPFWLAELGGAGPVVTGAMIAGVNLVMTAIGLNYGRLRARWDFRVLAVVMFAAYAVGLVLIGTAANLWTAAAGMLVVGLGVGLSNPTLNGWAVASVEPGARTRALGLLTSVLFLGQFASPLIAQPIVGGAGLGATFLLGGGLAVLVALVLAGMALTRRARS; translated from the coding sequence ATGACCGAGACGACCGTCGCCACGCGGCGCACGCCCAGCCCGCTGCTGGCGACCCTGCTCGGGGTCAGCACCATGACGATCATGGCCAGCGCCACCATCACCCCGGCGCTGCCCGGGATGGAACGTCATTTCGCCGGGACCCCGCACGCCGAGGTGCTGGTGCGCCTCGTGCTCACCCTGCCGGGCCTGGCGATCATGCTGGCCGCGCCGGTGCTCGGCCACGTCGGCCTGCGGCTCGGCCGGGTGCGCGTGCTGGCCGGGGGCCTGGTGCTCTACACCGTCGGCGGCGGATCCGGTCTGTTCCTCGACTCCCTGCCCGCGCTGCTCGCCGGCCGGGTGCTGCTCGGGGTGGGCATCGCGGCGATCATGACCACCGCGACGGCGTTGCTCGCCGATCACCACCCGTCCTCGCAGCACGGCCGGGTGCTCGGCCTGCAGGGCGCGGCGATGGGCTTCGGCGGGGTGGTCGCGATGCTGCTCGGCGGGGCGCTGGCGGAGCTGAGCTGGCGCGGGCCGTTCGCGGTGTACCTGCTGGCCGTGCCGGTGTTCTTCCTGGTCGTGCGCAACGTGCCGGAGGCACCGGTGGTGGTGCGTGAGGCCGGGGAGCCGACCGGTTCGCCGTGGACCGCGCGGCTGCTCGGGTTGTACCTGCTGACCTTCCTCAGCATCACCGCGTTCTACACGATCCCGACGCAGGCGCCGTTCTGGCTGGCCGAACTGGGCGGGGCGGGGCCGGTGGTGACCGGCGCGATGATCGCCGGGGTGAACCTGGTGATGACCGCGATCGGGCTGAACTACGGCAGGCTGCGCGCGCGGTGGGACTTCCGCGTGCTGGCGGTGGTGATGTTCGCCGCCTACGCCGTGGGCCTGGTGCTGATCGGCACCGCCGCGAACCTGTGGACCGCGGCGGCGGGCATGCTGGTCGTCGGGCTCGGGGTCGGCCTGAGCAACCCGACGCTGAACGGCTGGGCCGTCGCCTCGGTCGAACCCGGCGCACGGACGCGGGCGCTCGGCCTGCTCACCTCGGTGCTGTTCCTCGGCCAGTTCGCCTCGCCGCTGATCGCGCAGCCGATCGTCGGGGGAGCGGGCCTGGGCGCCACCTTCCTCCTGGGCGGGGGGCTGGCCGTGCTGGTCGCGCTCGTGCTCGCCGGAATGGCCCTCACCAGGCGCGCGCGCAGCTGA
- a CDS encoding carboxymuconolactone decarboxylase family protein encodes MIIDIPEGKDAIGYVWGEMVPGIGTAASNFSLAVYSHTTLGLREFEAARLRTAQINGCVFCLDWRTERDGQKVEESFADAVAQWRTTDAFDDRTRLAAEYAERYALDHHGLDEEFWSRMTKHYSQAEIVELSMSIGSWLAFGRLNHVLGIDSVCVVPKF; translated from the coding sequence ATGATCATCGACATCCCCGAAGGCAAGGACGCGATCGGTTACGTGTGGGGCGAAATGGTGCCCGGCATCGGAACCGCGGCGTCGAACTTCTCGCTGGCGGTGTACAGCCACACCACGCTCGGCTTGCGCGAGTTCGAGGCGGCGCGGCTGCGGACCGCGCAGATCAACGGCTGCGTGTTCTGCCTCGACTGGCGCACCGAGCGCGACGGGCAGAAGGTCGAAGAGTCCTTCGCCGACGCGGTGGCCCAGTGGCGCACCACCGACGCCTTCGACGACCGCACGCGGCTGGCCGCCGAATACGCCGAGCGGTACGCACTGGACCACCACGGCCTGGACGAGGAGTTCTGGTCGAGGATGACCAAGCACTACAGCCAGGCCGAGATCGTGGAACTGAGCATGAGCATCGGTTCCTGGCTCGCCTTCGGCAGGCTCAACCACGTCCTCGGCATCGACTCGGTGTGCGTGGTGCCCAAGTTCTAG